A stretch of Bos taurus isolate L1 Dominette 01449 registration number 42190680 breed Hereford chromosome 5, ARS-UCD2.0, whole genome shotgun sequence DNA encodes these proteins:
- the OR6C69H gene encoding olfactory receptor 6C74 — MGNHTRVVMFILAGLTSDPQTKIVLFIFLLLTYMLSITCNLIIITLTLVDTHLKTPMYFFLRNFSFLEISYTTTCIPKLLVMMAIGDKTISYNSCMTQLFFAFLFGASECYLLAAMSYDHYVAICKPLHYTTIMNSKICMQLVLSCWVAGFFVIFPPLLYGLNLDFCASNVVDHFYCDSTPLLQISCSDTKLIEMMGFISAVVTLVITLVMVIISYTCIALTILRIPSASHRRKAFSTCSSHMIVISLTFGSGIFIYVKPSVKQRISFSKGISVLNTSVVPFLNPFIYTLRNQQVKKAFMNTIHRVVSFSKE; from the coding sequence atgggaaATCATACAAGGGTGGTAATGTTTATTCTAGCAGGTTTAACAAGTGACCCACaaacaaaaattgttttatttatcttcctaCTACTCACCTACATGCTAAGCATCACTTGCAATCTTATTATCATCACGCTCACCCTGGTAGATACACACCTGAAGacccccatgtactttttccttcgaaatttttcctttttagaaatttCGTATACTACTACATGCATCCCTAAATTGCTGGTTATGATGGCAATAGGAGACAAAACCATTTCCTATAACAGTTGTATGACTCAActgttttttgcctttctttttggaGCATCTGAATGTTATTTACTGGCAGCAATGTCCTATGACCACTATGTTGCCATCTGTAAGCCCTTGCATTACACAACCATCATGAACAGTAAAATCTGCATGCAGCTTGTCCTCAGTTGTTGGGTTGCTGGATTCTTTGTCATCTTTCCACCACTCCTCTATGGCCTAAACCTTGACTTCTGTGCCTCCAACGTTGTTGATCATTTCTATTGCGACTCCACTCCCCTCCTACAAATCTCCTGCTCAGATACAAAGTTAATCGAGATGATGGGATTCATCTCAGCTGTGGTGACACTGGTGATCACACTGGTAATGGTGATTATATCATATACCTGTATTGCCTTGACCATTCTAAGAATTCCCTCAGCTAGTCATAGGAGAAAGGCTTTTTCAACGTGTTCTTCTCACATGATTGTGATATCCCTTACTTTCGGCAGCGGCATCTTTATATATGTTAAACCTTCAGTCAAAcaaagaatatctttttccaaagGAATTTCAGTGCTCAACACCTCTGTTGTTCCATTTTTGAACCCTTTCATTTATACCTTAAGGAACCAACAAGTGAAGAAAGCCTTCATGAATACGATACATAGAGTTGTTTCTTTCTCAAAGGAATGA